Proteins from one Desulfonema limicola genomic window:
- a CDS encoding 4Fe-4S dicluster domain-containing protein, translated as MKQVVVHPEYCLGCMQCMTACAIAHSQTHSLFYAVLEDPVPKSRIHVGAGLFGEGFPNRCRHCDPAPCMTACLSGAISRIPETNTVYIDPDKCINCASCSMVCPFGVIRYHKDISAISGKITAVKCDNCHERQIQGQIPACVEACKSNALTFEEPSEAMKRKTNKTACTMSSETMKIPAASGFDLLNAVKKVQAEIKTC; from the coding sequence ATGAAACAGGTTGTGGTTCACCCGGAATATTGTCTGGGCTGTATGCAGTGCATGACAGCCTGTGCAATTGCCCATTCTCAAACTCATTCTCTTTTTTACGCTGTTTTGGAAGACCCTGTTCCCAAATCCCGTATTCATGTTGGCGCAGGATTATTTGGAGAGGGTTTTCCAAATAGATGCAGGCATTGTGATCCTGCACCATGTATGACGGCTTGTTTGTCAGGTGCTATTTCCCGTATTCCTGAGACAAATACGGTTTATATTGATCCTGACAAATGTATTAACTGCGCATCCTGCTCTATGGTTTGTCCCTTTGGTGTTATTCGCTATCATAAGGATATTTCAGCTATTTCTGGAAAAATAACTGCAGTTAAATGCGATAATTGCCATGAAAGACAGATTCAGGGACAGATTCCGGCTTGTGTTGAGGCATGTAAGTCAAATGCTCTTACCTTTGAAGAGCCTTCTGAAGCCATGAAAAGAAAAACAAACAAGACTGCCTGCACCATGTCCTCGGAAACAATGAAGATACCTGCTGCTTCTGGTTTTGATCTTCTCAATGCTGTTAAAAAGGTTCAGGCTGAAATAAAAACATGCTGA
- the cooS gene encoding anaerobic carbon-monoxide dehydrogenase catalytic subunit, which produces MSKSYKEYTITSDGQLMLKKADSDQIETVWERYENQLPQCGYCEMGLSCRICNMGPCRIDPFGEGPQKGVCGADADIIVARNLGRMIAAGAAAHSDHGRDLVEVLADVAKGKAPGYSISDPVKLKKIAGEYEIETDGREIPAIAGDLAYAMMEDYGTRKKELTLVKRAPEKRREIWRKAGIMPRGIDRETSEMMHRTHMGVDNGWQSLLLHGMRNALSDGWGGSLIASEVSDILFGTPLPCANQVNIGVLKTDQVNIIVHGHNPVVSEMIFLACQDTDLINLAKLKGAKGINLAGLCCTGNELMARHGIPMAGNHLMTELVIATGAVEMMLVDYQCIMPSLGKTASCYHTKMISTSDKARFPGMEHREFHPENSQKMAQELVKEAVEQYENRGKVYIPVEPVQSLGGFSVEAVTGALGGTPEPLIEAIKAGKIRGAAGIVGCNNPKIKHDYGHVTLAQQLIKNDILVVVTGCAAIATAKAGLNAAEAIKYAGPGLKEICGALKIPPVLHMGSCVDNVRILILASALANALGTDISDLPIAGSAPEWYSEKAVAIATYFVASGVYTVLGPMPPITGSMNVIKLLTQGLDDITGASFAVEPDPEKAAILICRHIENKRKALGLDSRAL; this is translated from the coding sequence ATGAGTAAATCATATAAAGAATATACCATTACATCAGACGGTCAGTTAATGTTAAAAAAAGCAGATTCAGACCAGATTGAAACAGTCTGGGAAAGATACGAAAACCAACTGCCCCAGTGCGGATACTGTGAGATGGGTTTAAGCTGCCGTATATGCAATATGGGACCTTGCAGGATTGATCCTTTTGGAGAAGGCCCTCAAAAAGGTGTGTGCGGTGCTGATGCAGATATTATTGTAGCCAGGAACCTGGGAAGGATGATAGCAGCCGGAGCTGCTGCACATTCAGATCATGGCCGGGACCTGGTGGAGGTTCTTGCTGATGTGGCAAAGGGCAAGGCTCCTGGATACAGTATTTCTGATCCTGTGAAATTAAAAAAAATAGCTGGTGAATATGAGATAGAAACAGACGGCAGGGAAATTCCCGCAATTGCCGGGGATCTTGCATATGCAATGATGGAAGACTATGGAACCAGGAAAAAGGAACTGACCCTGGTAAAACGCGCTCCTGAAAAACGCCGTGAGATATGGAGAAAGGCAGGGATTATGCCCAGGGGCATAGACAGGGAAACATCGGAAATGATGCACAGAACCCATATGGGCGTTGATAATGGATGGCAGAGCCTTTTGCTGCATGGAATGCGGAATGCTCTTTCTGACGGCTGGGGAGGTTCCCTGATTGCAAGCGAGGTTTCTGATATATTATTTGGCACACCTTTGCCCTGTGCAAATCAGGTAAATATAGGTGTTTTGAAAACAGACCAGGTAAATATTATTGTTCACGGCCATAATCCCGTGGTTTCTGAAATGATTTTTCTGGCATGTCAGGATACTGATCTTATAAACCTGGCAAAGTTAAAAGGAGCAAAAGGTATTAACCTGGCAGGTTTATGCTGCACAGGCAATGAACTCATGGCAAGGCATGGAATACCAATGGCCGGCAATCATCTTATGACAGAACTTGTTATAGCTACCGGAGCTGTTGAGATGATGCTTGTGGATTATCAGTGTATAATGCCTTCACTTGGAAAAACAGCTTCATGTTATCATACAAAAATGATAAGCACCAGTGACAAGGCCAGGTTTCCAGGAATGGAACACAGGGAATTTCATCCTGAAAATTCACAGAAAATGGCACAAGAACTTGTTAAAGAAGCTGTTGAACAATATGAAAATCGGGGCAAGGTATATATCCCTGTTGAACCTGTCCAGTCTTTGGGGGGATTTTCGGTTGAAGCTGTTACAGGGGCACTTGGAGGAACGCCTGAACCTCTTATAGAAGCTATAAAAGCAGGAAAAATAAGAGGTGCAGCAGGTATTGTCGGGTGTAATAATCCAAAGATAAAACATGATTATGGTCATGTTACCCTGGCACAGCAGCTTATAAAAAACGATATTCTTGTTGTTGTTACCGGCTGTGCTGCCATAGCTACTGCAAAGGCAGGTTTAAATGCTGCTGAAGCTATAAAATATGCAGGGCCTGGATTAAAAGAAATCTGCGGGGCACTTAAAATACCGCCTGTACTTCATATGGGAAGCTGTGTGGATAATGTCCGCATTCTCATACTTGCATCAGCCCTGGCAAATGCTCTGGGAACAGATATAAGCGATCTTCCCATAGCAGGGTCTGCACCTGAATGGTATTCTGAAAAAGCTGTTGCGATTGCGACTTATTTTGTTGCATCAGGTGTATATACAGTACTTGGGCCTATGCCGCCGATAACAGGAAGCATGAACGTTATCAAACTTCTTACACAAGGTCTGGATGATATAACAGGTGCGAGTTTTGCAGTAGAACCTGATCCTGAAAAAGCTGCAATTCTTATCTGCCGCCATATAGAAAATAAACGAAAAGCTTTGGGGCTTGATTCCAGAGCTTTATAA
- a CDS encoding FKBP-type peptidyl-prolyl cis-trans isomerase: MKIDMDKVSYILGQSIGSDFKRQGFDINVETFTQSFKDAFAGKPSSMRISEMQQIMTAFKNAVQENQDTANSQKARANLEKGKAFLEENKKKQGVVETSTGLQYRVIEQGSGKKPLAADSVETHYEGRTIDGNIFDSSIKRGTPVTFPVNGVISGWQEALQLMNEGSKYELFIPHNLAYGPTGSGSAIGPYETLIFDVELLKVQ; this comes from the coding sequence ATGAAAATTGATATGGATAAGGTCAGTTATATTCTTGGCCAAAGCATTGGAAGTGATTTTAAACGCCAGGGATTTGATATTAATGTTGAGACATTTACACAATCATTCAAGGATGCATTTGCTGGAAAACCAAGCAGTATGCGGATAAGCGAGATGCAGCAGATTATGACTGCCTTTAAGAATGCTGTTCAGGAAAATCAGGATACGGCAAACTCTCAAAAAGCCCGGGCAAACCTGGAAAAGGGCAAGGCTTTTCTTGAGGAAAACAAGAAAAAGCAAGGAGTTGTTGAAACATCCACCGGCCTTCAATACCGGGTAATTGAACAAGGCTCAGGAAAAAAACCTTTAGCAGCAGACAGTGTTGAAACCCATTATGAAGGCAGGACAATAGACGGGAATATTTTCGACAGTTCAATAAAAAGAGGAACCCCTGTAACCTTTCCTGTAAACGGGGTTATCAGCGGATGGCAGGAAGCACTTCAGCTTATGAATGAAGGTTCAAAATACGAGCTTTTCATTCCCCATAATCTTGCCTACGGCCCGACTGGCAGCGGCAGTGCAATAGGTCCCTATGAAACCCTGATCTTTGATGTTGAATTATTAAAGGTTCAATAA
- a CDS encoding cache domain-containing protein, whose protein sequence is MKNCAGLKQILIISFIFITIIPVIIISIISLQILITAMEKEISDKNQIIAESISGEVERFLDEPAGLIKQIAGVIENNLLISPDSTGKYLDTVLDSYPFFEGIKILDNQGRILYISPYNEDFIGIDFSSQPFFINKLKNNTHVWSSTYISMETGQPALTLSYPLKNGMIAGHLNLSYLQGLIDRVKPGTWYAVITDKDGTLIAHPDKSQVSQQMNLSNVFAVKMGLEDNQGTYFYEYMDIKFIGSAAIVSPTGWVVGVFQKFGDAFASVIKIKIVIFSGICIFFIIALILCLAIVKRITTPLSLLIDYSKNISQGNYNIFHMPLSYFEINELAENFRIMARAVQSREQELAYEKLFIDSALNSLTDTFFVFDPSNGKPIRWNKSFKMISGYTDKEISEMKAYDFYYNTEDLEKGAENLEINFITKAGEKIPSEYSASAIKNENNNSLYIICVGRDIRKRKKLEEQLKQAHKMEAIGTVAGGIAHDFNNILGIIVGNAELALDDVPQWNPACNNIEHIKAASLRAKKVIQQLLNFSRKNIQIRVPFIIQDIINESVKLLRSSIPHSINIEIEMPEEPIIIMADPSQIHEMLVHIFSNAFHAMEENGGILKIRLTQVELEQEKTNGYHIIKPGQYVKLEISDTGCGISYEIKNKIFDPYFTTKEVGKGAGMGLSIVHGIVKSNEGMISVYSEPGKGTSFIIFFPIIDEHNDIIGKGPSELPKGNEKILFVDDEEFLLDIGQQILNRLGYIVEIQTNPLEALKIFRLNPKEFSLIITDMTMPDLRGDQFVKEIKKICPEIPVILCTGFSNKMNKEQADKIGIARCIEKPLNQREMAVAIRDVLDKKARAGTKACPYNY, encoded by the coding sequence ATGAAAAATTGCGCTGGTTTAAAACAAATACTCATTATCTCCTTTATATTCATTACAATAATACCTGTTATTATAATCAGCATTATCTCACTCCAAATTCTTATAACAGCAATGGAAAAAGAAATTTCTGATAAAAATCAAATTATTGCTGAATCCATTTCAGGAGAGGTTGAAAGATTTCTAGATGAACCGGCAGGTCTTATTAAGCAGATAGCTGGTGTTATTGAAAATAATTTATTGATAAGCCCTGACAGCACAGGTAAATATTTAGATACAGTTCTTGATTCATATCCTTTTTTTGAGGGCATCAAGATTCTTGATAACCAGGGCAGGATTCTTTATATTTCTCCATATAATGAAGATTTTATAGGCATAGACTTCTCCAGCCAGCCGTTTTTCATAAATAAACTCAAAAATAATACTCATGTCTGGTCATCAACCTATATTTCCATGGAAACAGGCCAGCCTGCCTTGACCCTCAGCTATCCACTTAAAAACGGCATGATTGCAGGGCATTTAAATCTTTCATATCTTCAAGGTTTGATTGACAGGGTAAAACCTGGCACCTGGTATGCAGTGATTACTGACAAAGACGGTACTCTTATAGCACATCCTGATAAATCACAAGTATCTCAGCAGATGAATTTAAGTAATGTGTTTGCAGTCAAAATGGGTCTTGAAGATAATCAGGGTACATATTTTTATGAGTATATGGATATTAAGTTTATTGGTTCTGCTGCAATTGTATCTCCAACAGGCTGGGTTGTCGGGGTATTCCAGAAATTTGGAGATGCATTTGCATCTGTTATAAAAATTAAAATTGTTATTTTTTCAGGAATATGTATATTTTTTATTATTGCACTTATTCTTTGTCTTGCAATTGTTAAAAGAATCACAACCCCTCTTTCTTTGCTTATAGATTATTCAAAAAACATATCCCAGGGTAATTACAACATTTTTCACATGCCTTTAAGCTATTTTGAGATTAATGAACTGGCAGAAAATTTCAGAATTATGGCAAGGGCTGTACAGTCCCGTGAGCAGGAACTGGCTTATGAAAAATTATTTATTGATTCTGCTTTAAATTCACTTACAGATACTTTTTTTGTTTTTGATCCGTCAAATGGAAAGCCAATCCGGTGGAACAAGTCTTTTAAGATGATTTCAGGCTATACTGACAAAGAAATATCTGAAATGAAAGCATATGATTTCTATTATAATACTGAAGATTTAGAAAAAGGTGCAGAAAATCTTGAAATAAATTTTATTACAAAAGCAGGTGAAAAAATACCCAGCGAATATTCTGCATCAGCAATAAAGAATGAAAACAATAATTCCTTATATATAATCTGTGTAGGAAGGGATATTAGAAAACGTAAAAAACTGGAAGAACAACTTAAACAGGCTCATAAAATGGAGGCAATAGGTACTGTTGCAGGGGGCATTGCCCATGATTTTAACAATATTCTTGGCATTATTGTCGGTAATGCAGAACTTGCACTTGATGATGTTCCACAATGGAATCCTGCCTGCAATAATATTGAACACATAAAAGCCGCAAGCCTGCGTGCAAAAAAGGTTATTCAGCAATTATTGAATTTCAGCAGAAAAAACATACAAATACGAGTACCTTTTATTATCCAGGATATAATTAATGAATCTGTAAAACTTTTAAGATCATCCATACCCCATTCTATTAATATAGAAATAGAAATGCCGGAAGAACCTATAATAATAATGGCAGACCCATCCCAGATTCATGAAATGCTGGTTCATATCTTCAGCAATGCTTTCCATGCAATGGAAGAAAATGGGGGTATATTAAAAATCAGGCTTACCCAGGTTGAACTGGAGCAGGAAAAAACAAATGGATACCATATAATAAAACCAGGCCAGTATGTAAAACTGGAAATAAGCGACACAGGCTGCGGCATCAGCTATGAAATCAAAAATAAAATCTTTGATCCTTACTTTACTACCAAAGAAGTTGGCAAAGGTGCAGGTATGGGATTATCCATTGTTCACGGAATTGTTAAAAGCAATGAAGGCATGATCTCGGTTTATAGTGAACCTGGTAAAGGAACTTCATTTATAATTTTTTTCCCGATTATTGATGAACATAATGATATAATAGGTAAAGGTCCCAGTGAACTGCCCAAAGGAAATGAAAAAATCCTTTTTGTTGATGATGAAGAATTTCTTCTGGATATAGGACAGCAGATATTAAACAGGCTTGGCTATATTGTTGAAATACAGACAAATCCTCTTGAAGCTTTAAAAATATTCAGACTAAATCCAAAGGAGTTCAGCCTTATAATAACAGACATGACCATGCCTGATTTAAGAGGAGATCAGTTTGTAAAAGAAATAAAAAAGATTTGTCCTGAGATTCCCGTTATTCTCTGCACAGGATTCAGCAATAAAATGAACAAGGAACAAGCTGACAAGATCGGGATTGCAAGATGTATTGAAAAGCCTCTTAATCAAAGGGAAATGGCTGTTGCAATTCGGGATGTTCTGGATAAAAAAGCAAGGGCAGGCACAAAGGCCTGCCCATACAATTATTGA
- a CDS encoding ABC transporter substrate-binding protein — protein MLKQKYFILFIISVFILTGCKNKQSVKIGFSGCLTGRLNDLGIAGRNAVMLAVQEVNARGGINGRAVELIIRDDMNNPEKAVQVDKELIDLNVSAVIGHMTSAMSIAALPVMQKNRIIMISPTSTANNLTGKDDFLFRITAPDMVQTDIMAEYAFNKLGLRSISCIYDLSNKSFSSGWYENFQTRFEEMGGKISYIKAFTSETHISYKNLVKELLDSEPDGILIIAGALNTAMICQHIRQINPDIFVISSGWAGTQELIQHGGSAVEGIVFPQVFNKEDQSPGYLEFKKKYMEQFGKEPNFASVCSYEAAQYLFTAMSAADDMKNLKEQLLKQGIFQGLQGNIELDNYGDAKRSQFIVSVDKGQFFILEKK, from the coding sequence ATGTTAAAACAGAAATATTTTATCCTGTTCATAATATCTGTTTTTATATTAACAGGATGTAAAAATAAACAATCAGTAAAAATAGGCTTTTCAGGATGTTTGACCGGCCGTCTCAATGATCTTGGGATTGCGGGCCGCAATGCTGTTATGCTTGCTGTTCAAGAGGTCAACGCCAGGGGAGGGATCAACGGCAGGGCTGTTGAACTTATAATCAGGGATGATATGAATAATCCTGAAAAAGCTGTCCAGGTTGATAAAGAACTTATTGACTTAAATGTTTCTGCTGTTATCGGCCATATGACAAGTGCAATGTCAATTGCAGCACTCCCTGTTATGCAGAAAAATCGTATTATAATGATAAGCCCTACATCAACAGCAAATAACTTAACCGGAAAAGATGATTTTTTGTTCCGTATAACAGCTCCTGATATGGTTCAGACTGATATTATGGCTGAATATGCCTTTAATAAACTTGGACTCAGATCAATTTCCTGCATATATGATTTATCAAATAAGTCATTTTCCAGTGGATGGTATGAAAATTTCCAAACCAGGTTTGAAGAAATGGGAGGAAAAATATCATATATTAAAGCATTTACATCAGAAACACATATTTCTTATAAAAATCTTGTAAAAGAACTGCTGGATTCTGAACCAGATGGTATTTTAATTATTGCAGGTGCTTTAAATACTGCTATGATATGCCAGCATATACGTCAAATCAATCCTGATATTTTTGTAATATCAAGCGGATGGGCAGGAACCCAGGAACTGATTCAGCATGGAGGATCTGCTGTTGAAGGCATTGTCTTTCCCCAGGTATTTAATAAAGAAGATCAATCACCCGGGTACCTGGAATTTAAAAAAAAATATATGGAACAATTTGGAAAAGAACCTAATTTTGCATCAGTTTGCAGTTATGAAGCTGCTCAATATTTATTTACTGCAATGTCTGCTGCAGATGACATGAAAAATCTTAAAGAACAGCTCCTGAAACAAGGAATATTTCAAGGGCTTCAGGGTAATATTGAGCTTGACAATTATGGAGATGCCAAAAGATCCCAGTTTATAGTAAGCGTTGATAAAGGACAATTTTTTATATTGGAAAAAAAATGA
- a CDS encoding cytochrome ubiquinol oxidase subunit I, with amino-acid sequence MNLNWFFHYPVWSNEVLGGGFWIAFMAVVHVYIAHFAVGGGLFLVLTEIKGYRENSPAILDYTKKHSKFFLLLSAVFGAVTGVGIWFVISVLSPDATSVLIKNFVFGWATEWVFFLGEIVTLFVYFYTFGKMDKKDHLRAGWLYFIFGWLSLFVVNGIVAFMLTPGQWLETRDFWDGFYNPSFWSSLFFRTSMAFMLAGLFGFITSLGLKQEEFRETMLKYCSKWLLIPLFFVLVTGWWYLSALPVPQKTMILERSPETIGFLKAFMWISPVIFVIGVLMAQKVSLNTKKVLAGLLVFIGLAYMGSFEWVREAGRRPYIIYGYSYSNSARAEDINQIKEAGVLKSYRWAKNTEINESNNLEAGREIFGLLCSSCHSINGPMNDILPLTETLTAAGMEAMLEGMGAVSSYMPGFIGNKAEQTALASYIVYGLHKKQDIESEKPGIKPLAKEIPGFDKDKDEYILAARTGKGMHCISDSDKYFTFSIPGTDLYAQLIKRGESPELITDDVILSYKIEDGFDTPSSHTDFWKYSKSLTGQSIPQDTGIYGKKTSGIMDFNEEMGAYTARGIPVLPYENDGINPYPLLTIEAKDKTGKTLALTKVTAPVSTEMDCRHCHGGSWKNRGTGLSDNTAKNILSIHDRKNNTDLLKRAEKGSPVMCQQCHNIDSKENLNFSAAIHGFHAGYMKGKWADACASCHPGKPDGVTKAYRGIHKEAGLDCIHCHGTMEDHALSLLQAETETGKKADKLMAALESRVVKNKQDIKPRKPWINEPDCLNCHVDFQQPDAMETFNKWTQKEQDLYRMRTDQAGIMCAGCHGITHAIYPSNNPYETDRDNIQPMQYQNMPYPLGANKNCKVCHTIDMDEEMHHPNSLTMFRNIR; translated from the coding sequence ATGAATTTAAACTGGTTTTTTCATTATCCTGTATGGAGTAACGAAGTTTTAGGAGGCGGTTTCTGGATCGCTTTTATGGCTGTAGTTCATGTTTATATTGCACATTTTGCAGTAGGAGGAGGGCTGTTTCTTGTTCTTACTGAAATCAAGGGCTACCGGGAGAACTCTCCTGCAATCCTGGATTATACAAAAAAGCACAGTAAATTTTTCCTGCTCCTGTCTGCTGTTTTTGGTGCTGTTACAGGTGTTGGAATCTGGTTTGTAATATCTGTTTTAAGTCCTGATGCCACATCTGTTCTTATTAAAAATTTTGTTTTTGGATGGGCAACTGAATGGGTTTTCTTTTTAGGTGAGATTGTTACCCTGTTTGTATATTTTTATACATTTGGGAAAATGGATAAAAAAGATCATCTCAGGGCAGGCTGGCTTTATTTTATTTTTGGCTGGCTTTCCTTATTTGTTGTCAATGGAATTGTGGCTTTTATGCTGACTCCCGGGCAATGGCTTGAAACAAGGGATTTCTGGGATGGTTTTTATAATCCTTCTTTCTGGTCTTCCCTGTTTTTCAGGACATCTATGGCGTTTATGCTGGCTGGGCTTTTCGGGTTTATAACAAGCCTGGGGTTAAAGCAGGAAGAATTCCGCGAAACCATGCTGAAATATTGTTCAAAATGGCTGCTTATCCCGCTGTTTTTTGTCCTTGTTACAGGCTGGTGGTATCTATCTGCCCTTCCAGTTCCCCAGAAAACCATGATCCTGGAGCGATCTCCTGAAACCATAGGTTTTTTAAAGGCTTTTATGTGGATTTCCCCTGTTATATTTGTAATCGGGGTTTTAATGGCTCAAAAGGTTTCATTAAATACAAAAAAAGTCTTAGCCGGGCTTCTTGTTTTTATCGGTCTTGCTTACATGGGGTCTTTTGAATGGGTTCGCGAAGCAGGGCGGCGGCCTTATATAATTTATGGATATTCATATTCAAATTCTGCCAGGGCAGAAGATATTAATCAAATAAAAGAAGCAGGGGTTCTTAAATCTTATAGATGGGCAAAAAATACAGAGATTAACGAGTCTAACAATTTAGAAGCAGGCAGGGAGATTTTCGGCCTTTTATGCAGTTCCTGTCATTCTATAAACGGGCCTATGAATGATATTCTCCCCTTAACTGAAACCCTGACTGCTGCTGGAATGGAAGCCATGCTTGAAGGCATGGGAGCAGTCAGTTCTTATATGCCTGGGTTTATAGGAAATAAAGCAGAGCAGACCGCCCTGGCATCCTATATTGTTTATGGTCTGCATAAAAAACAGGATATTGAATCTGAAAAACCTGGAATAAAGCCTCTTGCAAAAGAGATTCCAGGTTTTGACAAGGATAAAGATGAATACATACTGGCTGCAAGAACTGGAAAAGGTATGCACTGTATATCAGACAGTGATAAATATTTCACTTTCTCAATTCCAGGAACTGATCTTTATGCCCAGTTAATAAAAAGGGGCGAATCTCCTGAACTTATAACAGATGACGTAATCCTGAGTTATAAAATAGAAGACGGGTTTGACACCCCTTCTTCACATACAGATTTCTGGAAGTATTCAAAATCACTTACAGGGCAGTCAATCCCGCAGGATACAGGGATTTATGGAAAGAAGACTTCGGGAATAATGGATTTTAATGAAGAGATGGGAGCATATACAGCCAGGGGAATACCTGTGCTGCCATATGAAAATGATGGAATAAATCCTTATCCCCTGCTGACAATTGAAGCAAAGGATAAAACCGGCAAAACCCTGGCGCTAACAAAGGTTACGGCTCCAGTATCAACGGAAATGGACTGCAGGCACTGCCACGGAGGTTCATGGAAAAACAGGGGAACAGGGCTTTCAGACAATACGGCAAAAAATATATTATCAATTCACGACAGGAAAAATAATACTGATCTTTTAAAAAGGGCTGAAAAAGGCAGTCCTGTCATGTGCCAGCAGTGTCATAATATTGATTCAAAGGAAAATCTCAATTTTTCAGCAGCAATTCACGGGTTTCATGCAGGATATATGAAAGGAAAATGGGCAGATGCCTGCGCTTCATGTCATCCTGGAAAACCGGACGGTGTTACAAAGGCTTACAGGGGAATACATAAAGAAGCCGGTTTAGACTGCATTCACTGCCACGGCACTATGGAAGATCATGCTTTAAGCCTTCTTCAAGCTGAAACTGAAACCGGTAAAAAAGCTGATAAACTTATGGCTGCTCTTGAATCAAGGGTTGTGAAAAATAAACAGGATATAAAACCAAGGAAACCCTGGATAAATGAACCTGACTGCCTCAACTGCCATGTGGATTTTCAGCAGCCTGATGCCATGGAAACATTTAATAAATGGACTCAAAAGGAGCAGGATTTATACAGAATGCGGACAGATCAGGCAGGAATTATGTGTGCCGGATGTCATGGAATTACCCATGCAATTTACCCGTCAAACAATCCTTATGAAACTGACCGGGATAATATCCAGCCCATGCAGTATCAAAACATGCCGTATCCACTGGGCGCAAATAAAAACTGCAAGGTCTGCCATACAATTGATATGGACGAGGAAATGCACCACCCAAACTCTTTGACCATGTTTAGAAATATTCGCTGA
- a CDS encoding type II toxin-antitoxin system RelE family toxin — MKWKVEYTKTFLKELAHLPKEIQNRGEEIAFKELPSENPFEAGYVEQMTGYPDKYKIRIGNYRIGITITKKEKLIICQRIVHRKDIYRVFP; from the coding sequence ATGAAATGGAAAGTTGAATATACCAAAACATTTTTAAAAGAACTTGCTCATTTGCCTAAAGAAATTCAAAATCGGGGAGAAGAAATTGCTTTTAAAGAATTACCTTCTGAAAATCCTTTTGAAGCAGGCTATGTTGAGCAAATGACAGGCTATCCTGATAAATATAAGATACGCATCGGTAACTATCGGATTGGAATAACAATCACTAAAAAGGAAAAACTCATTATTTGTCAACGTATTGTTCATCGTAAAGATATTTACAGAGTATTCCCATGA
- the trhA gene encoding PAQR family membrane homeostasis protein TrhA gives MYKGEGFNSITHLIGAALALIGMVLLIVLAARQGEPWKIVSFSIYGTTLLLLYTFSTLYHSLEGKAKNVFHKLDHLAIYLLIAGTYTPFTLITLRGRWGWSIFGAVWCLAIAGIILDSLHREGQRILPLIIYLFMGWLIMIALKPLLLNLTLTGLLWLLTGGIFYTVGVIFYCFDEKVRHFHGIWHLFVLAGSITHYLTVIFYVL, from the coding sequence ATGTATAAAGGGGAAGGATTTAACAGTATCACTCATCTGATCGGTGCTGCACTGGCACTTATCGGTATGGTGTTACTTATTGTATTGGCTGCACGTCAAGGGGAGCCGTGGAAGATAGTAAGCTTTAGCATCTATGGAACTACCCTGCTGCTGCTTTATACTTTTTCAACGCTTTATCACAGCCTGGAAGGTAAAGCCAAAAATGTTTTTCATAAATTAGATCATCTTGCAATCTATCTTCTGATAGCCGGTACTTACACTCCATTTACCCTTATTACACTTCGCGGCAGGTGGGGCTGGTCAATATTCGGTGCTGTCTGGTGCCTTGCAATTGCAGGGATTATCCTGGATTCTTTACATCGGGAGGGGCAGAGGATTCTGCCGCTGATAATTTATCTTTTCATGGGCTGGCTGATTATGATAGCACTCAAACCCCTGCTGCTGAATCTGACTTTAACGGGTCTGCTCTGGCTCTTGACGGGCGGTATCTTTTATACTGTCGGCGTGATTTTTTACTGTTTTGATGAGAAGGTGCGCCACTTTCATGGTATCTGGCATTTGTTTGTGCTGGCCGGAAGCATTACCCATTATTTAACAGTGATTTTTTATGTGCTTTGA